The genomic interval GGCAAACCGATGCACGGGAAGCCCATTTCGGTCAGACGTTTTGCACCCATATAGGAGCCGTCACCACCAATAACCACCAGGGCATCCAGGCCGCGTTTCTTCATGTTTTCGATAGCCACTTCGCGCACGTGTTCATCACGGAATTCCGGGAAGCGCGCAGAACCGAGGAAAGTACCGCCACGGTTGATCATGTCAGACACGCTATAACGGTCGAGCTGAACCATACGATCTTCATACAGGCCCAGATAACCGTCATAAACGCCAAAAACTTCCAGGCCTTCCGTCAGCGCTGCACGGACAACACCACGAATTGCCGCGTTCATGCCCGGCGCATCACCGCCGCTTGTCAACACACCGATTTTCTTAATCATGACTACCTCTGAACTTAGGAATGCAAAATTGAAATCTGTTGCCGGAAGAAACTTATCGACCAACGAATACTGCAGATAGTATATCAATCCCTTCCAGCTGAATTGATTCAGGTCAGACCAAATGGCGGTAATTTATACACAAAATGCTGGCCTGGCTCACTTTTTTACAACGAATTACGAAAGCCCAACGTGACCGGGTACAACCGAGCAGGGATCCTGGTGAATGATGACGTCTGAACCAGGAAAACGCTGCAAAATCGCCTGCTCGACCTGGTCAGCAATAACGTGAGCCTGTACCAGTGGCAGGTTGTCTTCCATTTCAATATGAATCTGAATAAAGCGGGTCGGCCCTGACTGCCGCGTTCGAAGATCGTGTGCACCTCTGACGCCGGGCCAGGCGGTCACGATAGAAAAAATTTCATTACGTTCTGAGTCCGGGAGGGCGCGGTCAAGCAGTGATTGCACCGCTTCATACCCCATCCGCAGGGCGCTATATAAAATATAGATACCAATTCCTAACGCAAACAATGCATCTGCCCGATGCCAGCCATACCAGGCCAGACCGAGCGCAATAAGAATAGCCCCATTCATCATAACATCAGATTGATAATGAAGCATATCTGCCCGTACAGCCTGGCTTTGCGTTTTGCGCACGACCCAGCGCTGGAACGTTACCAGAACAAGTGTGCAAATAAGCGCAA from Enterobacter sp. JBIWA008 carries:
- the fieF gene encoding CDF family cation-efflux transporter FieF (FieF, a metal efflux transporter, is a member of the CDF (cation diffusion facilitator) family of transporters.), which codes for MNQSYGRLVSRAAIAATVVASSLLLIKIFAWWYTGSVSILAALVDSLMDIAASLTNLLVVRYSLQPADEEHTFGHGKAESLAALAQSMFISGSALFLFLTGIQHLVSPTPMNDPGVGVVVTVVALICTLVLVTFQRWVVRKTQSQAVRADMLHYQSDVMMNGAILIALGLAWYGWHRADALFALGIGIYILYSALRMGYEAVQSLLDRALPDSERNEIFSIVTAWPGVRGAHDLRTRQSGPTRFIQIHIEMEDNLPLVQAHVIADQVEQAILQRFPGSDVIIHQDPCSVVPGHVGLS